The window TGCGCTGCGCGAACTCGGTGAAGGTGTCGGCGAGCAGGGGCGCCGAGCCCGAGATGAAGAGGCGCATCCGGCGGCAGGTGTCGGCCGTGAAGGCGGGATCGGCGAGCAGCCGCACGTAGTAGGTCGGGACGCCCATGAAGACCGTCGAGCGGGGCAGCAGTTCGAGCGTGCGGTTGGGGTCGAAGCGGGGCTCGAAGTACATCGCGCTGCCGTTCCACAGCGCGCAATGGATCGCGACAAAGAGGCCGTGGAAGTGGAAGATCGGCAGCATGTGGAGCAGCACGTCGCCGGGCCGGAAGCCCCAGGTCTCGTGCAGGATCTCGCAATTCACGGTGAGGTTGCGATGCGACAGCATCGCGCCCTTGGCGCGCCCCGTGGTGCCCGAAGTGTACAGGATGGCGGCGAGATCGCCATCGGCGCGGATCGCGGTCTCGAAGGCCGCATCATGTTGCACCGCCTGTTCGACGAGGCTGCCAGTGCCGTCGTCGGCGAGCGCGAGGGTATGTGGAACGCCGGCCTCGCGGGCGACGCCTTCGGCGACGTCGCGCATCTGCGGGCGGAAGACGAACAGCGTCGGGGTCGCGTCGCGCAGGAAATGCTCGATCTCGCCGCGCTGGTAGGCCGGATTCATCGGCAGGAAGACGCCGCCTGCCCGCAGGCAACCGAGGTACAGAAACACCGCTTCCGGCGTCTTTTCGACCTGGACGGCGACGCGGTCGCCGGCCTTCACGCCCAGGCTCGACAGCAGGTTGGCGTAGCGGCCGCTTTGCTCGTGCAGTTCGCCGTAGGTGATGGTGCGGCCGCCGGGCAGGATCAGGCAGGGCGCGTGGGGATCGCTCGGGAAGCGGGCCTGCAGCAGGGCGTAGAGATTGTGGTTCATGCGTGTTCCTCCGCTAGGCGGCGCACATGGAAGGCCGTGTCGCCGAAGAGTTGATCGATCACCGTGAAATGGCGCAGGTAGTGCCCCGCCGAATACTCTGTCGTCATTCCTATGCCTCCGTGAAGTTGGATTGCCTGCTGGCCGACCAGGCGTGCTTCGCGTCCGATCACGGCCTTGGCCATGGCAATGTGGCGTGCACGGTCCTGCGCCTCGGGGTCGTCGACGATCATCGCGGCGAGCATCGCCATGCTGCGGGCCTGCTCGGTCGCGATCAGCATTTCGGCAGCCCGGTGCTGCAGGGCCTGGTTTTCGCCGATGGGGCGGCCAAACTGCTGGCGCGTGTTGAGGTAGTCGACCGTCAGATCGAGCGCCGCCTGCATCGCGCCCACCGCCTGCGCGCAGACCGCCGCGATGCCCGTTTCGATGACCCGTTCGATGATGGGCCAGGCCTCGGTGGCGGTGCCGAGCAGGCGGCCGCGGACGCCGGACAGCGTGATCTCCGCAGCCGGCGTCTGGTCCAGCAGTCGGTAGCCCCGTTTCGACAACCCCTTGGCGTCGCCCGGCACGAGGAAGAGACCGATGCCCTCCGTCGCATCGGCGGCGCCGCGCACCCGCGCGCTTACCACCAGCAGGTCCGCCGACAGTCCGTGCAGGACGAGGCTCTTCGCGCCGTGCAGGACCCATGTGTCACCGTCTTGTGCGGCGGTGGTCGTCACGTGCGACGGCTGGTGCCAGGTGTCGCGCTCGCCGTGCGCCCATGCGCACAGCAGGCTGCCGTCGGCGATGCGGGGCAGGAAGTCGGCCCGCTGCGACGGTGTGCCGCCGACCCGCAGTGCCGTGCCCGCCAGCACGACGGTCGCGAGGTAGGGCTCCAGCGCCATCACGCGGCCGAAGGCCTCCATCGTCAGCATCAGGTC is drawn from Azoarcus sp. DN11 and contains these coding sequences:
- a CDS encoding acyl-CoA dehydrogenase family protein; the encoded protein is MDFNLKDEQRALQESVTRLLGTHYNFEARNRHAQQDDGWSRDMWARYAELGLLGLPFAEEHGGFGGDAADLMLTMEAFGRVMALEPYLATVVLAGTALRVGGTPSQRADFLPRIADGSLLCAWAHGERDTWHQPSHVTTTAAQDGDTWVLHGAKSLVLHGLSADLLVVSARVRGAADATEGIGLFLVPGDAKGLSKRGYRLLDQTPAAEITLSGVRGRLLGTATEAWPIIERVIETGIAAVCAQAVGAMQAALDLTVDYLNTRQQFGRPIGENQALQHRAAEMLIATEQARSMAMLAAMIVDDPEAQDRARHIAMAKAVIGREARLVGQQAIQLHGGIGMTTEYSAGHYLRHFTVIDQLFGDTAFHVRRLAEEHA
- a CDS encoding malonyl-CoA synthase, giving the protein MNHNLYALLQARFPSDPHAPCLILPGGRTITYGELHEQSGRYANLLSSLGVKAGDRVAVQVEKTPEAVFLYLGCLRAGGVFLPMNPAYQRGEIEHFLRDATPTLFVFRPQMRDVAEGVAREAGVPHTLALADDGTGSLVEQAVQHDAAFETAIRADGDLAAILYTSGTTGRAKGAMLSHRNLTVNCEILHETWGFRPGDVLLHMLPIFHFHGLFVAIHCALWNGSAMYFEPRFDPNRTLELLPRSTVFMGVPTYYVRLLADPAFTADTCRRMRLFISGSAPLLADTFTEFAQRSGHTILERYGMTEGGMFVSNPYDGERRCGSVGLPLPGLSLRVVNDDGAPVAPGEIGNIQVKGENVFVGYWRLPEKTREEHTDDGFFRTGDLGRLEADGYLTIIGRSKDLVITGGLNVYPKEIETVIDALPGVVESAVIGVPHPDFGEAVTAVVVRDRANGAALTEGSVIAAVKAQLANFKVPKSVVFVDDLPRNAMGKVQKNVLRDQVPTLKAASGAAAVA